One Amphiprion ocellaris isolate individual 3 ecotype Okinawa chromosome 5, ASM2253959v1, whole genome shotgun sequence genomic region harbors:
- the wnk2 gene encoding serine/threonine-protein kinase WNK2 isoform X2 — MDAAEDSSKDPPLGSTYSSAPNLDSDINANACRPVYENGTDHNVNIQIAALRGASDPSAYPSTEYQGLVRQRFIRRSLWVSDSEEPPVEAPEFVNSSPVLNIDLRTIVDRSRSRALHGTRLQETSSTESQVGLKDSATESVSADEERGDRSETEPKAEVVPSDVTGKAGSDENEEEPGMKAVSTSPGGRFLKFDIELGRGSFKTVYKGLDTDTWVEVAWCELQERKLSKAERQRFKEEAEMLKALQHPNIVRFYDFWESPVKGKKCIVLVTELMTSGTLKTYLKRFKVMKPKVLRSWCRQILKGLHFLHTRTPPIIHRDLKCDNIFITGPTGSVKIGDLGLATLKRASFAKSVIGTPEFMAPEMYEEHYDEAVDVYAFGMCMLEMATSEYPYSECQNAAQIYRKVTSGVKPASYSKVSDPEIKEIIGECICHRWEERYSIKDLLNHAFFAEDTGVRVELNEEDDGKKSSIALKLWVEDPKKLKGKYKDTGAIEFTFNLVNEVPEVVAQEMVESGFFLDCDVKIVGKSIRDRVALIKWRRERTVSPNGNGEVAVKKTQQNLLQVPGTVVPQGATLAATDYEDHESEQQTLICTVPTTTSTTSDSGVSSTMQLDDLNNQQNGPYQSLPEPISTAQIIYSPPAQTDPQLHQGPYQQPTAQASHENYTQASTQLHQGAYQQTTGQLHPGAFQQPAAQLHHCQTRHYSEPFVCHENLLITESTMCLRRGSTSLVEMLQCRTHSLTKTVTPSPCQCPLEDLASTNIAGSPVHNADYPSSKSEAQNPSLLSPFLPLHQHSHNDSASYFDSPHLPLNLQPPSEDRLNVSRSPQPHHHCKACMSLLLKGRTKGGGSLGHSHKRTFSTSTQFTPVSKPDSATSPHHSRCSAVTLPTHSTSPSTPSSDSQPTQVTSPSRLSSPSRVMLPRSLYEGGDLTLLNYCLRHIVSRRTSSPTLSDRGGVTHPMHGQGEVGGSTSSVSEDIHKSQSLDVPIFCQPNLDKNLLLSPHYSEGRTDPLTASAPATPASTAHQNRQTAQSFPAAAPTPQTQLTAQPSQEQCHFQPAAILPQLFSAEQPASHLSPPDPSTSFPQSVSSAPPPLLPLQISTQFPSPYPVVQTGGHKPPSFSPLPSVYSSSDPPMSSAYFSPSPHHPSLPLTPHATFPPVPTLGTPQTPLSTPQHVPSVALPVPLLAMATSPAVSQHQGGPPTSQPNLGTFHSTHHLPLSQVQPTPYPVPNPEPQLVEQPVQVIAPHGTLGDVQLLSVAHPVSPAVQTPLWGSGADTETTATGLDLTIPAPVSVSGTVQAETQAPAQPPALMRARNQPSVPPVPAQTAASTLLKAPASIPVQVPTAVQAPASTPVQAPMSGSGPNLEQTNVSSVSSDKPSAMGKPQLSVPGLVSGPVPVSLPAPVQSAAPVSAPAPVAAPVLQPAGIQTVSVPESANLATTQQNLETTPASSTLQQEPCVEDVLRDKLISLPSYAYDSLNSDVASGKETSDGYDSLASGGKGDGKPRKHHRKSARTRSRQEKTSKPKLSMLNVCNTGDKMVECQLETHNHKMVTFKFDLDGDAPEEIATYMVENGFILLLEKEVFIDQLKDIVDKAEDMLNEDMEGERDKTLSCSPLQGQTCDGLAGESQQPGAPQPVYQQNVLHTGKRWFIICPVEETPMSSQETPSDGTTTQSPSSSATTQPADSGTARPSTSRDEGSSSTMSGGSGGFSYEVYGFCSPPIMSNTDPLLLATLSPPVSAPPTLQSVSSVEPAGSLVQPSVHQAQPARAQTLPPSSPHTSFPLEDSQGSPLGSISPIHAAQQMPDMTCPVSIADEVPCCPLVMPLSLDVSTSQGGSPLTPLPLQDPGSAKEPPSVSYAPAARCERPQQPVVLHQPFSTVGGTKVSSLPQSPAPSQHGAGPSESDGEGRLGRGGFVDSTIKTLDEKLRNLLYQEYAPMYPSGSAAETPGSGTEYIQSPPGPDSATGGSGNSTPGPIGEGRYRAGEQLPQIPERMDSLSTLSDSAVCASLSRRHVPHSASCSGTRGRFKIISVPPEVANRRDVKQRSWSSAASPAHPVGYGGDHIQAEAIATSTTIGRFSVVSTEDDITQRTRCSRYSAPPDFYLDTPPSMAKRGSLPRALTSTSVPVDVTVHARFLSSDSGAESSPAKLAPATPSQHSRSERRGSDLMKRAVAFLRRSGRSSSVQSSDSPNRHGGVHGSAYASSDNDSEMEDSDIKRELQRLREKHLKEISELQAHQRGEVELLYRRLGKVPPSGLGISNVGPHAGRRKRSSKHRLKPGKLLSPLVQQFRNVTTKTSDSSKASAATGTSEPTVSLNGSPAKGPLPTHSRARSCTSHLPSSTSEPVQTKQPCSLKGSLSSDNIYAGLHGDGTGTQAPLGQGWSNYPQPSERVTYKSSSKPRARFLRSTLKRLCLGKERGSRSGASASAFNQSQQLPTGITPPPHQPVIGLAQAQANNSNNKTYSGTSMSATENNLPEDLQRLMDDWAQEVLIVTHRPRTNSLSISGQQLWDQIVPRTCEQLASPSDVSSWTAPGSEACNLPLTWPDSPGSAVMTTPSAGPQLTYQSHSPAPFRALSSPLSVSQWPGLLFPLPSGVFAFPAVPSAQDAHSPFPASSYQPTDPKARTL, encoded by the exons GAACGGAAACTGTCCAAagctgagagacagaggttcaaagaggaggcagagatgTTAAAAGCTCTCCAGCATCCCAACATCGTGCGATTTTATGACTTCTGGGAATCACCGGTGAAAGGGAAGAAGTGCATTGTTCTGGTGACGGAGCTAATGACCTCAGGGACACTAAAAAC GTATCTAAAGCGCTTTAAGGTCATGAAGCCTAAAGTCCTCAGAAGCTGGTGCAGACAGATTCTCAAAGGCCTCCACTTCCTCCACACGAGGACTCCACCCATCATCCACAGAGACCTGAAGTGTGACAACATCTTCATCACTGGTCCTACAGGCTCTGTCAAAATAGGAGACCTGGGTTTGGCAACGCTGAAGAGGGCCTCTTTTGCTAAAAGTGTTATCG GCACTCCAGAGTTCATGGCCCCAGAGATGTACGAGGAGCACTATGATGAAGCTGTGGATGTCTACGCCTTTGGGATGTGTATGTTAGAGATGGCCACCTCAGAATACCCCTACTCCGAGTGTCAAAATGCTGCTCAGATCTACCGCAAAGTCACCAGC ggaGTGAAACCTGCCAGCTACAGCAAAGTCAGTGACCCAGAAATTAAGGAGATAATAGGGGAGTGTATCTGTCACAGGTGGGAAGAAAG GTACTCCATCAAGGACCTCCTGAATCACGCGTTCTTTGCCGAGGACACGGGCGTCCGGGTGGAGCTCAATGAGGAAGATGACGGCAAGAAATCATCTATTGCTCTAAAGCTGTGGGTCGAAGATCCGAAAAAGCTGAAGGGGAAATACAAAGATACTGGTGCCATTGAGTTTACTTTTAACTTGGTGAACGAAGTCCCAGAAGTAGTCGCCcaagaaatg GTGGAATCAGGTTTTTTCCTGGACTGTGATGTGAAGATAGTTGGGAAGTCCATCCGAGACCGTGTGGCTCTCATCAAATGGAGAAGGGAGCGGACTGTCTCGCCAAATGGAAATGGTGAAGTAGCTGTGAAGAAGACGCAGCAGAATCTACTGCAGGTTCCTGGTACTGTTGTTCCACAGGGAGCCACACTAGCCGCTACAGATTATGAGGATCACGAGTCGGAGCAGCAGACTCTGATCTGCACCGtgcccaccaccacctccaccacat CTGACAGCGGAGTGAGCTCTACCATGCAATTAGATGATCTAAACAACCAACAGAATGGCCCCTACCAGTCGCTACCAGAACCCATTTCAACAGCTCAGATAATCTACAGTCCTCCTGCACAGACTGACCCTCAGCTGCACCAGGGACCCTACCAGCAACCCACAGCACAGGCCTCACATGAAAACTACACACAAGCATCCACACAATTACACCAGGGAGCCTACCAGCAAACCACAGGTCAGCTGCATCCTGGGGCCTTTCAACAACCTGCAGCACAACTGCATCATTGTCAAACA CGTCACTACAGTGAACCCTTTGTTTGCCATGAGAACCTGCTCATCACTGAGAGCACAATGTGTCTTAGGCGTGGCAGCACCTCCTTGGTCGAGATGTTACAGTGTAGGACACACTCTCTCACTAAGACAGTGACTCCAAGTCCCTGCCAGTGTCCATTAGAGGATCTGGCATCAACAAATATCGCAGGGAGTCCAGTGCATAATGCAGATTACCCATCCTCTAAATCGGAAGCCCAGAATCCATCATTATTATCTCCTTTCTTGCCCCTCCATCAACACTCTCATAATGACTCAGCAAGTTATTTTGATTCACCTCACCTCCCCCTGAATTTACAACCTCCTTCCGAGGACCGTCTGAATGTCTCACGCAGCCCACAGCCCCACCACCACTGCAAGGCCTGCATGTCTCTCCTCCTCAAGGGCAGGACGAAGGGAGGCGGATCACTGGGGCACTCGCACAAACGCACCTTCTCCACATCCACCCAGTTCACTCCAGTGTCAAAGCCAGACTCAGCTACATCCCCTCATCACTCGAGGTGTTCTGCAGTCACCTTGCCCACTCATTCAACCTCCCCCTCTACCCCATCATCAGACAGTCAGCCAACCCAGGTGACTTCACCTTCACGTCTTTCCTCACCCTCACGAGTCATGCTCCCACGGAGTTTGTATGAAGGTGGAGATCTTACTCTTCTCAACTACTGTCTCCGTCACATTGTCAGTCGCAGAACCAGTTCCCCCACCCTGTCTGATAGAGGAGGGGTCACTCATCCAATGCACGGCCAGGGGGAGGTAGGGGGTAGTACTTCCTCAGTATCTGAGGATATACACAAGAGTCAGAGCCTGGATGTTCCCATCTTCTGTCAACCAAATCTGGACAAGAACCTGCTGTTATCACCACATTACAGCGAAGGCAGAACAGATCCACTG ACAGCTTCTGCTCCAGCTACTCCAGCCTCCACTGCGCACCAGAATAGACAGACAGCACAGAGCTTTCCAGCTGCAGCCCCGACTCCACAGACACAGCTTACTGCCCAACCCAGCCAGGAGCAG TGCCACTTCCAACCAGCTGCTATCCTGCCCCAG CTGTTTTCTGCTGAGCAGCCTGCATCTCACCTGAGTCCTCCTGACCCATCCACCAGTTTTCCACAGTCAGTCTCCAGTGCTCCTCCCCCACTCCTGCCCCTGCAAATCAGCACACAG tttCCCTCACCATATCCTGTAGTTCAAACAGGGGGGCACAAGCCTCCTTCCTTCTCCCCTCTGCCGTCTGTCTACAGCAGCAGTGACCCTCCTATGTCTAGCGCCTACTTCTCCCCTTCACCCCAccatccctctctccctctgacCCCTCATGCTACCTTCCCCCCTGTACCCACTCTTGGCACCCCTCAGACTCCTCTGTCCACCCCTCAGCACGTGCCCAGTGTGGCGCTCCCCGTTCCACTTCTTGCTATGGCCACATCCCCTGCAGTGTCACAACACCAGGGCGGCCCTCCCACATCTCAGCCAAACCTCGGTACCTTCCATTCCACCCATCACTTACCCCTCTCTCAGGTACAACCCACCCCATACCCCGTCCCCAACCCTGAgcctcaactggttgagcagccTGTGCAG GTGATTGCTCCACATGGCACTTTGGGAGATGTTCAACTTTTGTCTGTGGCCCACCCTGTCTCACCTGCTGTTCAGACTCCTCTCTGGGGAAGTGGAGCAGATACAGAAACTACTGCAACTGGCCTGGACCTAACTATTCCAGCCCCGGTCTCAGTGTCCGGTACAGTCCAAGCTGAAACTCAAGCCCCAGCACAACCGCCAGCTCTGATGCGAGCACGGAACCAACCTTCAGTCCCTCCAGTCCCAGCTCAAACGGCAGCCTCAACCCTTCTGAAAGCCCCAGCTTCAATCCCAGTACAAGTTCCAACAGCAGTACAAGCTCCAGCCTCAACCCCAGTTCAAGCACCGATGTCTGGATCAGGTCCCAATTTAGAACAAACAAATGTCTCTTCTGTTAGCTCAGACAAACCTTCTGCGATGGGCAAACCTCAACTTTCTGTCCCAGGTTTGGTCTCAGGCCCAGTCCCTGTCAGTCTGCCTGCACCAGTTCAATCTGCAGCCCCTGTTTCTGCTCCAGCTCCTGTCGCAGCTCCTGTTCTGCAGCCTGCTGGCATCCAGACAGTCTCAGTGCCTGAGAGTGCCAACCTGGCTACAACTCAGCAAAACCTAGAGACAACACCTGCATCTAGCACTCTTCAACAAGAGCCTTGTGTAGAG gaTGTGCTTCGGGACAAACTAATATCTTTACCCAGTTATGCATatgacag TCTCAACTCTGATGTAGCATCTGGTAAGGAAACAAGTGACGGCTATGACAGCTTGGCTAGCGGGGGGAAAGGGGATGGAAAACCCAGGAAACATCACCGCAAGTCGGCCCGCACACGTTCCAGGCAAGAAAAGACGAGCAAACCCAAACTGAGCATGCTCAAT GTTTGCAACACTGGTGATAAAATGGTAGAATGCCAGCTGGAGACTCACAACCACAAAATGGTGACATTTAAATTCGACCTGGATGGAGACGCTCCGGAGGAAATTGCCACTTACATG GTAGAGAATGGGTTTATCCTATTGTTGGAGAAGGAGGTCTTCATCGACCAGCTAAAGGACATTGTGGACAAAGCTGAAGACATGCTGAATGAAGACATGGAGGGTGAGAGGGACAAAACTTTGAGCTGTAGTCCTCTACAAGGCCAGACGTGTGACGGGCTAGCAGGAGAG AGTCAGCAGCCTGGAGCACCTCAGCCTGTCTATCAGCAAAATG TTCTTCACACAGGAAAGAGATGGTTCATAATCTGCCCTGTAGAGGAGACACCTATGTCTAGTCAGGAGACTCCGTCTGATGGGACAACTACACAGTCCCCTAGCAGCTCAGCCACCACCCAGCCTGCTGACAGTGGCACTGCAAGGCCCTCCACATCCAGAG acGAAGGATCATCCTCCACAATGTCTGGTGGAAGTGGAGGCTTTTCCTACGAGGTTTATGGATTCTGTAGTCCTCCAATAATGTCCAACACAGACCCACTTCTCTTGGCCACTCTGTCACCTCCTGTTTCTGCACCACCGACCCTCCAGTCAGTGTCCTCGGTGGAGCCAGCAGGCAGTTTAGTGCAGCCTAGCGTGCATCAAGCCCAGCCAGCCAGAGCTCAAACGTTGCCCCCATCATCCCCACACACGTCTTTCCCACTAGAAGATTCACAGGGGTCTCCTCTGGGCTCCATCTCCCCAATCCACGCAGCTCAGCAGATGCCCGATATGACATGTCCTGTCTCTATTGCTGATGAGGTGCCCTGCTGCCCTCTAGTCATGCCGCTGTCTCTGGATGTGAGCACTTCACAGGGTGGGTCTCCTCTCACTCCACTTCCTCTTCAGGATCCAGGTTCAGCCAAAGAGCCGCCATCTGTGTCCTACGCCCCTGCAGCCCGGTGTGAGCGACCACAGCAGCCCGTGGTGCTCCACCAGCCTTTTTCCACCGTTGGAGGGACCAAAGTGTCCTCACTACCCCAGAGCCCAGCGCCATCCCAACACGGTGCAGGGCCCAGTGAGTCCGATGGTGAAGGGAGGCTGGGCCGTGGGGGATTTGTGGACAGCACTATAAAGACCCTGGATGAAAAGCTGAGGAATTTGCTCTACCAGGAATATGCTCCCATGTATCCATCCGGCAGTGCTGCAGAGACGCCGGGATCCGGCACAGAGTACATCCAGTCTCCTCCTGGTCCAGACAGCGCCACAGGAGGGTCAGGAAACAGCACACCAGGGCCGATAGGGGAGGGACGCTACAGGGCAGGAGAACAGCTG CCTCAAATTCCAGAAAGAATGGATAGTTTGAGCACactgagtgactcagctgtgtgtG CTTCCCTGTCAAGAAGACACGTCCCTCACTCTGCTTCCTGCTCCGGAACAAGAGGTCGATTCAAG ATAATCTCTGTACCTCCTGAAGTGGCCAACAGACGAGATGTGAAGCAAAGGAGCTGGAGCAGCGCTGCCTCACCGGCGCACCCTGTGGGATACGGTGGGGACCACATTCAGGCTGAGGCCATCGCTACCTCCACCACAATCGGCCGGTTCTCTGTGGTGAGCACTGAAGATGACATTACACAGAGGACACGCTGCAGCCGCTACTCTGCCCCACCTGATTTCTACCTGGACACGCCTCCTTCTATGGCCAAGCGGGGCTCCCTGCCTCGAGCTCTGACCTCAACGTCTGTCCCTGTGGATGTCACGGTCCATGCTCGCTTCCTGTCCTCAGACTCAGGGGCCGAGAGCAGTCCAGCAAAACTGGCCCCCGCCACCCCGTCCCAACACTCTCGCTCTGAGCGCCGAGGAAGCGACCTCATGAAGAGGGCGGTGGCCTTTCTCCGTCGTTCCGGTCGCAGCAGCAGTGTGCAGAGTTCTGACTCACCAAACAGGCATGGAGGTGTCCACGGCTCGGCCTATGCTAGCAGCGATAACGACTCAGAGATGGAGGACTCAGACATAAAGAGGGAACTACAGAGACTCAGGGAGAA ACATCTGAAGGAGATCTCAGAGCTGCAGGCCCATCAGCGAGGGGAAGTGGAGCTGCTGTATCGCAGACTTGGCAAAGTCCCTCCTTCTGGCCTGGGAATCTCTAACGTTGGACCACATGCTGGACGTAGGAAGAGGTCCAGTAAACACAGACTGAAGCCAGGCAAACTTCTCAGTCCTCTGGTTCAACAATTTAGAAATGTCACAACCAAAACTAGTGACTCCAGCAAAGCCA gTGCTGCGACAGGCACAagtgagcccacagtgagtttAAATGGCTCTCCAGCCAAAGGGCCTCTACCCACTCACAGCCGAGCACGTTCATGCACCAGCCACCTTCCCAGCTCCACCTCAGAGCCTGTGCAGACTAAGCAGCCCTGTTCTCTCAAAGGCTCTCTGTCTTCTGATAACATTTATGCTGGACTACATGGAGACGGCACTGGCACCCAAGCTCCACTTGGTCAAG GCTGGTCTAATTACCCTCAACCATCTGAGAGAGTGACCTATAAATCGAGTAGCAAGCCACGAGCTAGATTTCTCA GGTCAACACTGAAGCGACTGTGTCTTGGCAAAGAGCGTGGCAGCA gatctggagcttcagcttcAGCTTTCAATCAATCACAGCAACTTCCTACCGGCATCACGCCTCCTCCCCATCAGCCAGTGATAGGTCTGGCCCAGGCTCAGGccaataacagcaacaacaagaCATACAGTGGCACATCCATGAGTGCCACTGAAAACAACCTGCCTGAAGACTTGCAGCGGCTGATGGATGACTGGGCACAGGAAGTTCTTATTGTGACCCACCGGCCACGCACCAACTCTCTGAGTATCAGTGGACAGCAGCTTTGGGATCAGATTGTCCCTCGAACATGTGAACAGCTTGCTAGTCCTTCAGAT GTATCATCATGGACAGCCCCAGGTTCAGAGGCCTGCAATCTGCCCCTGACATGGCCTGACAGCCCTGGGTCAGCAGTGATGACCACCCCCTCTGCAGGGCCTCAGCTCACTTATCAGTCACACTCCCCTGCTCCATTCAGGGCCTTGTCCTCGCCTCTCTCTGTTAGCCAGTGGCCTGGGCTGCTCTTCCCCCTTCCTTCAGGAGTGTTTGCCTTTCCTGCAGTGCCCTCAGCCCAGGATGCCCACAGCCCCTTTCCAGCTTCATCATATCAGCCAACCGACCCCAAGGCGAGGACTCTCTAA